Proteins encoded in a region of the Anopheles aquasalis chromosome 2, idAnoAquaMG_Q_19, whole genome shotgun sequence genome:
- the LOC126581240 gene encoding mucin-5AC-like isoform X2, with the protein MNSRIKEDVSRLFEFWCEIAPGKPDDPSAPGYIVESFPESFKDAKVIADIPAFAYPCAFESRTIQVHSFVLTNIDSKWRFGFCRHDPKSPTAMVIVTYLPWHDTFMRFLNVLADIKKNRPDEFGAFLAESYGKGVPEPGACLKLSYDRPVQTFSFQRPQQFQLPSIPENHNLNQYYNFVEPKFMIGIFAAMLAERRIIFVSRRLDILSSCVQAANAFLYPMVWQHIFIPVLPMQMVDILGAPMPFLIGVPEAVYETLRREEIGDVVILNCDKRTLETPFDDVKSMPPELVASLKKQLSNPADHRGDRVSKIFLGILVQLIGGYRDAVKFNDKITFDPETFIESRPSHLRAFLSNMLQLQIFQQFIEERLDMLNTGQGFSDEFEVEYFRYAEKSGRKVKQYKDLLKNFKDKVKEGGKGVKTAYKGLRSKFRETTPPKTKLDSHSSMHLHHGYDVGGHHQSAPNSPVFNKRPQTIALADDVYHTHHPHQTLTPSSTSLYNSPHIMMGSQHHQLGRSVPQSNGGAAGSSSMSSGYHTVTGGAGGGSSTSSHMNNNLSYGNGGSNTSTTINNNTSTTLASSSASDIRSPTLSPTSSNSSSEMNLWQEMQHHLTLFKSPAVNRNLKPSLSGDGSSPGSRPSSRAGAPAVSPPGSTNHTYSALPRIQESSHQAPAAQPLLSLDLEQHGGGSSRHQNARNNNGSSNAYYHEHNDHDDDDDDGQANFDLSPDAPCPPIPPRRFQSAADALAAIQISPPPMSPPSTSSSCSSPYRTYNNFIPPLPRPKPSSTSASNGATTTTPTVVSSSRVDQTPSLPSPPPPPPLKAMEERRELPSLLDADEDQLITITTTMNGGSHGSSGGSLTNATTTTTTTSMSMTFVQPQDNAVASNQHILPPLVPGPAVPSSKPPLLHAYTLPHPPKVQAPQPPQRPPLAPKPTFRKESQNGDTPDFLSCTGGENTGGTATPPPNEDSLDLITLDTTNSSFELEDFDPLNERAKPIAAAAAAATTHANATGTALTNSSSSNTPSYHQHSVAGLPIAAGVTVPTASFPSTSLGVNNPVYPYFTPLYQQNVSPHHHQPHRSQPPPFPSSLGAQGDAARAGVGTVGGGSATTGNSSTSDDFELLRNYGLDKFALLDLGNGGKPMAPLHMNGTGTDARTTMTFDQDMLRKSIPNSSTNGRSSFDSSSNGSRHSGNKLSTGVEGIVPSSGPPAPPPTGYNGHSKPAFSNWTTFD; encoded by the exons CCGTACGATTCAGGTTCACTCGTTCGTGTTGACCAACATTGACTCGAAATGGCGGTTTGGATTCTGCCGGCACGATCCGAAATCAccgacggcgatggtgatcGTTACGTACCTGCCGTGGCACGATACCTTCATGCGCTTCCTCAACGTGCTGGCCGACATCAAGAAGAACCGACCGGATGAGTTTGGCGCTTTCTTGGCCGAATCGTATGGCAAGGGCGTACCGGAACCGGGCGCCTGCCTGAAGCTGTCCTACGATCGGCCAGTACAAACATTCAGCTTCCAGCGACCGCAGCAGTTCCAGCTGCCCAGTATTCCGGAAAAC CACAACCTCAACCAGTACTACAACTTCGTGGAGCCAAAGTTCATGATCGGTATCTTCGCCGCAATGCTGGCAGAGCGGCGCATCATCTTCGTGAGCCGGCGGCTGGACATACTGTCCTCGTGCGTGCAGGCGGCCAACGCGTTCCTCTATCCGATGGTCTGGCAGCACATCTTTATCCCGGTGCTACCGATGCAGATGGTGGACATCCTGGGTGCACCGATGCCGTTCCTAATCGGCGTACCGGAAGCGGTCTATGAGACGCTGCGCCGCGAGGAGATCGGTGACGTCGTCATACTGAACTGTGATAAACGAACGCTGGAAACACCGTTCGACGATGTGAAAAGCATGCCCCCGGAGCTGGTTGCCTCGCTCAAGAAGCAGCTCTCCAATCCCGCCGATCATCGGGGCGATCGGGTTTCAAAGATATTTCTAG GTATTCTAGTGCAATTAATTGGTGGCTATCGGGATGCGGTCAAGTTTAATGATAAAATTACCTTCGATCCGGAAACCTTCATCGAGTCTCGGCCCTCGCATTTACGGGCGTTTCTATCGAACATGCTACAGCTACAGATCTTCCAACAG TTTATTGAGGAGCGGTTAGATATGCTGAACACGGGGCAAGGCTTTTCGGACGAGTTCGAGGTGGAGTACTTCCGGTACGCGGAAAAGTCGGGCCGAAAGGTGAAACAGTACAAGGACCTGTTGAAGAACTTCAAGGACAAG GTAAAGGAAGGTGGCAAGGGTGTCAAGACGGCGTACAAAGGATTGCGGTCCAAGTTTCGCGAAACGACGCCACCAAAAACGAAGCTCGATAGCCATAGTAGTATGCATCTGCACCACGGGTACGATGTCGGTGGTCACCATCAATCGGCACCGAACTCGCCGGTATTCAACAAGCGGCCACAGACGATTGCCCTGGCGGACGATGTCTATCATACGCATCATCCGCACCAAACGCTCACACCTTCCTCCACCTCTCTGTACAACTCGCCCCACATTATGATGGgcagccagcatcatcagttgGGCCGCTCGGTACCGCAGAGCAATGGCGGTGCCGCGGGTAGCAGTAGTATGAGCTCTGGCTACCACacggtcaccggtggtgctggtggtggtagcagcactagcagtCACATGAACAACAATCTTAGCTACGGCAACGGAGGTAGcaataccagcaccaccatcaacaacaacaccagcacaacACTGGCAAGTAGCAGTGCGAGCGACATCCGCAGCCCAACACTGAGCCCCACGAGCTCGAACTCGTCGTCGGAGATGAACCTCTGGCAGGAGATGCAGCATCATCTGACGCTGTTCAAATCGCCGGCCGTCAATCGGAAT CTCAAACCGTCGCTCAGCGGAGATGGTAGTAGCCCCGGTAGCCGACCATCATCACGTGCGGGAGCACCGGCGGTCAGTCCACCGGGCAGCACCAATCACACTTACTCGGCACTGCCACGAATACAGGAATCTTCTCATcaggcaccagcagcgcaacCGTTGCTCAGTCTCGATCTGGAGCAGCATGGGGGAGGATCATCGCGACATCAAAATGCtcgcaacaacaatggcagcagcaacgcgtaCTATCACGAGCataatgatcatgatgatgatgacgatgatgggcaGGCGAATTTTGATCTCTCACCGGATGCACCGTGCCCACCGATACCACCGCGGCGTTTCCAGTCAGCGGCTGATGCCCTGGCCGCCATTCAAATCTCACCTCCCCCCATGTCGCCACCGTCGACGTCCTCGTCCTGCTCGTCACCCTATCGTACCTACAACAACTTCATACCTCCCCTTCCAAGGCCAAAGCCATCCTCGACGTCCGCCAGTAACggtgcgacgacgactacACCGACGGTGGTGTCATCGTCGAGGGTTGATCAGACACCTTCGCTACCgtcaccacctccaccgccaccgttgaaGGCGATGGAGGAGCGCCGTGAGCTACCGTCACTGCTGGACGCTGACGAGGATCAGTTAATTACGATCACGACGACCATGAACGGTGGCAGCCATGGATCGAGTGGAGGATCGTTAACCaacgcgaccaccaccaccaccacaacgagcATGTCGATGACGTTTGTTCAGCCGCAGGACAACGCGGTGGCCAGCAATCAGCATATACTGCCACCACTTGTGCCGGGACCGGCGGTACCATCCTCGAAACCGCCGCTGCTGCACGCCTATACCTTGCCACATCCACCAAAGGTGCAAGCGCCGCAGCCACCGCAACGGCCACCGCTTGCACCGAAGCCCACCTTCCGCAAAGAG TCGCAAAACGGTGACACTCCGGATTTCCTTTCATGCACGGGAGGAGAAAACACCGGGGGCACGGCGACACCTCCGCCGAACGAGGATTCCCTTGATTTAATCACGCTGGACACTACCAACTCGAGCTTCGAGCTGGAGGACTTCGATCCGCTCAACGAACGAGCCAAACCGATCGCAgccgcagctgcagccgcAACCACGCATGCCAACGCTACCGGTACCGCACTAACcaactcttcctcctccaacaCCCCGAGCTATCACCAGCATTCTGTGGCTGGCTTGCCAATCGCTGCCGGTGTTACCGTACCGACCGCATCCTTTCCCTCGACCAGCCTGGGCGTTAATAATCCCGTCTATCCTTACTTTACACCGTTGTACCAACAAAACGTGtcaccgcaccatcatcaacctcatcgatcgcaaccaccaccctttCCGTCGTCGCTTGGTGCACAAGGGGACGCCGcacgtgctggtgttggtacCGTTGGAGGTGGTAGTGCGACGACCGGCAACAGTAGCACCTCTGACGATTTCGAACTGCTACGAAACTACGGTCTAGATAAGTTTGCACTGCTGGATCTCGGGAACGGTGGTAAGCCGATGGCACCTCTGCACATGAACGGCACTGGTACGGATGCACGGACAACGATGACGTTCGATCAGGACATGCTACGCAAAAGCATACCCAACAGCAGTACCAATGGCAGGAGTAGCTtcgacagtagcagcaatggtAGCAGACACAGTGGCAACAAACTATCGACCGGTGTCGAGGGAATCGTGCCGAGTAGTggaccaccagcgccaccaccgacaggaTATAATGGGCACTCGAAACCAGCATTCAGCAACTGGACAACGTTCGATTGA
- the LOC126581240 gene encoding mucin-5AC-like isoform X1: MNSRIKEDVSRLFEFWCEIAPGKPDDPSAPGYIVESFPESFKDAKVIADIPAFAYPCAFESRTIQVHSFVLTNIDSKWRFGFCRHDPKSPTAMVIVTYLPWHDTFMRFLNVLADIKKNRPDEFGAFLAESYGKGVPEPGACLKLSYDRPVQTFSFQRPQQFQLPSIPENHNLNQYYNFVEPKFMIGIFAAMLAERRIIFVSRRLDILSSCVQAANAFLYPMVWQHIFIPVLPMQMVDILGAPMPFLIGVPEAVYETLRREEIGDVVILNCDKRTLETPFDDVKSMPPELVASLKKQLSNPADHRGDRVSKIFLGILVQLIGGYRDAVKFNDKITFDPETFIESRPSHLRAFLSNMLQLQIFQQFIEERLDMLNTGQGFSDEFEVEYFRYAEKSGRKVKQYKDLLKNFKDKTNPAVRSAVKSVKEGGKGVKTAYKGLRSKFRETTPPKTKLDSHSSMHLHHGYDVGGHHQSAPNSPVFNKRPQTIALADDVYHTHHPHQTLTPSSTSLYNSPHIMMGSQHHQLGRSVPQSNGGAAGSSSMSSGYHTVTGGAGGGSSTSSHMNNNLSYGNGGSNTSTTINNNTSTTLASSSASDIRSPTLSPTSSNSSSEMNLWQEMQHHLTLFKSPAVNRNLKPSLSGDGSSPGSRPSSRAGAPAVSPPGSTNHTYSALPRIQESSHQAPAAQPLLSLDLEQHGGGSSRHQNARNNNGSSNAYYHEHNDHDDDDDDGQANFDLSPDAPCPPIPPRRFQSAADALAAIQISPPPMSPPSTSSSCSSPYRTYNNFIPPLPRPKPSSTSASNGATTTTPTVVSSSRVDQTPSLPSPPPPPPLKAMEERRELPSLLDADEDQLITITTTMNGGSHGSSGGSLTNATTTTTTTSMSMTFVQPQDNAVASNQHILPPLVPGPAVPSSKPPLLHAYTLPHPPKVQAPQPPQRPPLAPKPTFRKESQNGDTPDFLSCTGGENTGGTATPPPNEDSLDLITLDTTNSSFELEDFDPLNERAKPIAAAAAAATTHANATGTALTNSSSSNTPSYHQHSVAGLPIAAGVTVPTASFPSTSLGVNNPVYPYFTPLYQQNVSPHHHQPHRSQPPPFPSSLGAQGDAARAGVGTVGGGSATTGNSSTSDDFELLRNYGLDKFALLDLGNGGKPMAPLHMNGTGTDARTTMTFDQDMLRKSIPNSSTNGRSSFDSSSNGSRHSGNKLSTGVEGIVPSSGPPAPPPTGYNGHSKPAFSNWTTFD, from the exons CCGTACGATTCAGGTTCACTCGTTCGTGTTGACCAACATTGACTCGAAATGGCGGTTTGGATTCTGCCGGCACGATCCGAAATCAccgacggcgatggtgatcGTTACGTACCTGCCGTGGCACGATACCTTCATGCGCTTCCTCAACGTGCTGGCCGACATCAAGAAGAACCGACCGGATGAGTTTGGCGCTTTCTTGGCCGAATCGTATGGCAAGGGCGTACCGGAACCGGGCGCCTGCCTGAAGCTGTCCTACGATCGGCCAGTACAAACATTCAGCTTCCAGCGACCGCAGCAGTTCCAGCTGCCCAGTATTCCGGAAAAC CACAACCTCAACCAGTACTACAACTTCGTGGAGCCAAAGTTCATGATCGGTATCTTCGCCGCAATGCTGGCAGAGCGGCGCATCATCTTCGTGAGCCGGCGGCTGGACATACTGTCCTCGTGCGTGCAGGCGGCCAACGCGTTCCTCTATCCGATGGTCTGGCAGCACATCTTTATCCCGGTGCTACCGATGCAGATGGTGGACATCCTGGGTGCACCGATGCCGTTCCTAATCGGCGTACCGGAAGCGGTCTATGAGACGCTGCGCCGCGAGGAGATCGGTGACGTCGTCATACTGAACTGTGATAAACGAACGCTGGAAACACCGTTCGACGATGTGAAAAGCATGCCCCCGGAGCTGGTTGCCTCGCTCAAGAAGCAGCTCTCCAATCCCGCCGATCATCGGGGCGATCGGGTTTCAAAGATATTTCTAG GTATTCTAGTGCAATTAATTGGTGGCTATCGGGATGCGGTCAAGTTTAATGATAAAATTACCTTCGATCCGGAAACCTTCATCGAGTCTCGGCCCTCGCATTTACGGGCGTTTCTATCGAACATGCTACAGCTACAGATCTTCCAACAG TTTATTGAGGAGCGGTTAGATATGCTGAACACGGGGCAAGGCTTTTCGGACGAGTTCGAGGTGGAGTACTTCCGGTACGCGGAAAAGTCGGGCCGAAAGGTGAAACAGTACAAGGACCTGTTGAAGAACTTCAAGGACAAG ACTAATCCTGCTGTACGATCGGCGGTCAAATCG GTAAAGGAAGGTGGCAAGGGTGTCAAGACGGCGTACAAAGGATTGCGGTCCAAGTTTCGCGAAACGACGCCACCAAAAACGAAGCTCGATAGCCATAGTAGTATGCATCTGCACCACGGGTACGATGTCGGTGGTCACCATCAATCGGCACCGAACTCGCCGGTATTCAACAAGCGGCCACAGACGATTGCCCTGGCGGACGATGTCTATCATACGCATCATCCGCACCAAACGCTCACACCTTCCTCCACCTCTCTGTACAACTCGCCCCACATTATGATGGgcagccagcatcatcagttgGGCCGCTCGGTACCGCAGAGCAATGGCGGTGCCGCGGGTAGCAGTAGTATGAGCTCTGGCTACCACacggtcaccggtggtgctggtggtggtagcagcactagcagtCACATGAACAACAATCTTAGCTACGGCAACGGAGGTAGcaataccagcaccaccatcaacaacaacaccagcacaacACTGGCAAGTAGCAGTGCGAGCGACATCCGCAGCCCAACACTGAGCCCCACGAGCTCGAACTCGTCGTCGGAGATGAACCTCTGGCAGGAGATGCAGCATCATCTGACGCTGTTCAAATCGCCGGCCGTCAATCGGAAT CTCAAACCGTCGCTCAGCGGAGATGGTAGTAGCCCCGGTAGCCGACCATCATCACGTGCGGGAGCACCGGCGGTCAGTCCACCGGGCAGCACCAATCACACTTACTCGGCACTGCCACGAATACAGGAATCTTCTCATcaggcaccagcagcgcaacCGTTGCTCAGTCTCGATCTGGAGCAGCATGGGGGAGGATCATCGCGACATCAAAATGCtcgcaacaacaatggcagcagcaacgcgtaCTATCACGAGCataatgatcatgatgatgatgacgatgatgggcaGGCGAATTTTGATCTCTCACCGGATGCACCGTGCCCACCGATACCACCGCGGCGTTTCCAGTCAGCGGCTGATGCCCTGGCCGCCATTCAAATCTCACCTCCCCCCATGTCGCCACCGTCGACGTCCTCGTCCTGCTCGTCACCCTATCGTACCTACAACAACTTCATACCTCCCCTTCCAAGGCCAAAGCCATCCTCGACGTCCGCCAGTAACggtgcgacgacgactacACCGACGGTGGTGTCATCGTCGAGGGTTGATCAGACACCTTCGCTACCgtcaccacctccaccgccaccgttgaaGGCGATGGAGGAGCGCCGTGAGCTACCGTCACTGCTGGACGCTGACGAGGATCAGTTAATTACGATCACGACGACCATGAACGGTGGCAGCCATGGATCGAGTGGAGGATCGTTAACCaacgcgaccaccaccaccaccacaacgagcATGTCGATGACGTTTGTTCAGCCGCAGGACAACGCGGTGGCCAGCAATCAGCATATACTGCCACCACTTGTGCCGGGACCGGCGGTACCATCCTCGAAACCGCCGCTGCTGCACGCCTATACCTTGCCACATCCACCAAAGGTGCAAGCGCCGCAGCCACCGCAACGGCCACCGCTTGCACCGAAGCCCACCTTCCGCAAAGAG TCGCAAAACGGTGACACTCCGGATTTCCTTTCATGCACGGGAGGAGAAAACACCGGGGGCACGGCGACACCTCCGCCGAACGAGGATTCCCTTGATTTAATCACGCTGGACACTACCAACTCGAGCTTCGAGCTGGAGGACTTCGATCCGCTCAACGAACGAGCCAAACCGATCGCAgccgcagctgcagccgcAACCACGCATGCCAACGCTACCGGTACCGCACTAACcaactcttcctcctccaacaCCCCGAGCTATCACCAGCATTCTGTGGCTGGCTTGCCAATCGCTGCCGGTGTTACCGTACCGACCGCATCCTTTCCCTCGACCAGCCTGGGCGTTAATAATCCCGTCTATCCTTACTTTACACCGTTGTACCAACAAAACGTGtcaccgcaccatcatcaacctcatcgatcgcaaccaccaccctttCCGTCGTCGCTTGGTGCACAAGGGGACGCCGcacgtgctggtgttggtacCGTTGGAGGTGGTAGTGCGACGACCGGCAACAGTAGCACCTCTGACGATTTCGAACTGCTACGAAACTACGGTCTAGATAAGTTTGCACTGCTGGATCTCGGGAACGGTGGTAAGCCGATGGCACCTCTGCACATGAACGGCACTGGTACGGATGCACGGACAACGATGACGTTCGATCAGGACATGCTACGCAAAAGCATACCCAACAGCAGTACCAATGGCAGGAGTAGCTtcgacagtagcagcaatggtAGCAGACACAGTGGCAACAAACTATCGACCGGTGTCGAGGGAATCGTGCCGAGTAGTggaccaccagcgccaccaccgacaggaTATAATGGGCACTCGAAACCAGCATTCAGCAACTGGACAACGTTCGATTGA
- the LOC126581240 gene encoding DENN domain-containing protein 1A-like isoform X4, which produces MNSRIKEDVSRLFEFWCEIAPGKPDDPSAPGYIVESFPESFKDAKVIADIPAFAYPCAFESRTIQVHSFVLTNIDSKWRFGFCRHDPKSPTAMVIVTYLPWHDTFMRFLNVLADIKKNRPDEFGAFLAESYGKGVPEPGACLKLSYDRPVQTFSFQRPQQFQLPSIPENHNLNQYYNFVEPKFMIGIFAAMLAERRIIFVSRRLDILSSCVQAANAFLYPMVWQHIFIPVLPMQMVDILGAPMPFLIGVPEAVYETLRREEIGDVVILNCDKRTLETPFDDVKSMPPELVASLKKQLSNPADHRGDRVSKIFLGILVQLIGGYRDAVKFNDKITFDPETFIESRPSHLRAFLSNMLQLQIFQQFIEERLDMLNTGQGFSDEFEVEYFRYAEKSGRKVKQYKDLLKNFKDKTNPAVRSAVKSVKEGGKGVKTAYKGLRSKFRETTPPKTKLDSHSSMHLHHGYDVGGHHQSAPNSPVFNKRPQTIALADDVYHTHHPHQTLTPSSTSLYNSPHIMMGSQHHQLGRSVPQSNGGAAGSSSMSSGYHTVTGGAGGGSSTSSHMNNNLSYGNGGSNTSTTINNNTSTTLASSSASDIRSPTLSPTSSNSSSEMNLWQEMQHHLTLFKSPAVNRNSQNGDTPDFLSCTGGENTGGTATPPPNEDSLDLITLDTTNSSFELEDFDPLNERAKPIAAAAAAATTHANATGTALTNSSSSNTPSYHQHSVAGLPIAAGVTVPTASFPSTSLGVNNPVYPYFTPLYQQNVSPHHHQPHRSQPPPFPSSLGAQGDAARAGVGTVGGGSATTGNSSTSDDFELLRNYGLDKFALLDLGNGGKPMAPLHMNGTGTDARTTMTFDQDMLRKSIPNSSTNGRSSFDSSSNGSRHSGNKLSTGVEGIVPSSGPPAPPPTGYNGHSKPAFSNWTTFD; this is translated from the exons CCGTACGATTCAGGTTCACTCGTTCGTGTTGACCAACATTGACTCGAAATGGCGGTTTGGATTCTGCCGGCACGATCCGAAATCAccgacggcgatggtgatcGTTACGTACCTGCCGTGGCACGATACCTTCATGCGCTTCCTCAACGTGCTGGCCGACATCAAGAAGAACCGACCGGATGAGTTTGGCGCTTTCTTGGCCGAATCGTATGGCAAGGGCGTACCGGAACCGGGCGCCTGCCTGAAGCTGTCCTACGATCGGCCAGTACAAACATTCAGCTTCCAGCGACCGCAGCAGTTCCAGCTGCCCAGTATTCCGGAAAAC CACAACCTCAACCAGTACTACAACTTCGTGGAGCCAAAGTTCATGATCGGTATCTTCGCCGCAATGCTGGCAGAGCGGCGCATCATCTTCGTGAGCCGGCGGCTGGACATACTGTCCTCGTGCGTGCAGGCGGCCAACGCGTTCCTCTATCCGATGGTCTGGCAGCACATCTTTATCCCGGTGCTACCGATGCAGATGGTGGACATCCTGGGTGCACCGATGCCGTTCCTAATCGGCGTACCGGAAGCGGTCTATGAGACGCTGCGCCGCGAGGAGATCGGTGACGTCGTCATACTGAACTGTGATAAACGAACGCTGGAAACACCGTTCGACGATGTGAAAAGCATGCCCCCGGAGCTGGTTGCCTCGCTCAAGAAGCAGCTCTCCAATCCCGCCGATCATCGGGGCGATCGGGTTTCAAAGATATTTCTAG GTATTCTAGTGCAATTAATTGGTGGCTATCGGGATGCGGTCAAGTTTAATGATAAAATTACCTTCGATCCGGAAACCTTCATCGAGTCTCGGCCCTCGCATTTACGGGCGTTTCTATCGAACATGCTACAGCTACAGATCTTCCAACAG TTTATTGAGGAGCGGTTAGATATGCTGAACACGGGGCAAGGCTTTTCGGACGAGTTCGAGGTGGAGTACTTCCGGTACGCGGAAAAGTCGGGCCGAAAGGTGAAACAGTACAAGGACCTGTTGAAGAACTTCAAGGACAAG ACTAATCCTGCTGTACGATCGGCGGTCAAATCG GTAAAGGAAGGTGGCAAGGGTGTCAAGACGGCGTACAAAGGATTGCGGTCCAAGTTTCGCGAAACGACGCCACCAAAAACGAAGCTCGATAGCCATAGTAGTATGCATCTGCACCACGGGTACGATGTCGGTGGTCACCATCAATCGGCACCGAACTCGCCGGTATTCAACAAGCGGCCACAGACGATTGCCCTGGCGGACGATGTCTATCATACGCATCATCCGCACCAAACGCTCACACCTTCCTCCACCTCTCTGTACAACTCGCCCCACATTATGATGGgcagccagcatcatcagttgGGCCGCTCGGTACCGCAGAGCAATGGCGGTGCCGCGGGTAGCAGTAGTATGAGCTCTGGCTACCACacggtcaccggtggtgctggtggtggtagcagcactagcagtCACATGAACAACAATCTTAGCTACGGCAACGGAGGTAGcaataccagcaccaccatcaacaacaacaccagcacaacACTGGCAAGTAGCAGTGCGAGCGACATCCGCAGCCCAACACTGAGCCCCACGAGCTCGAACTCGTCGTCGGAGATGAACCTCTGGCAGGAGATGCAGCATCATCTGACGCTGTTCAAATCGCCGGCCGTCAATCGGAAT TCGCAAAACGGTGACACTCCGGATTTCCTTTCATGCACGGGAGGAGAAAACACCGGGGGCACGGCGACACCTCCGCCGAACGAGGATTCCCTTGATTTAATCACGCTGGACACTACCAACTCGAGCTTCGAGCTGGAGGACTTCGATCCGCTCAACGAACGAGCCAAACCGATCGCAgccgcagctgcagccgcAACCACGCATGCCAACGCTACCGGTACCGCACTAACcaactcttcctcctccaacaCCCCGAGCTATCACCAGCATTCTGTGGCTGGCTTGCCAATCGCTGCCGGTGTTACCGTACCGACCGCATCCTTTCCCTCGACCAGCCTGGGCGTTAATAATCCCGTCTATCCTTACTTTACACCGTTGTACCAACAAAACGTGtcaccgcaccatcatcaacctcatcgatcgcaaccaccaccctttCCGTCGTCGCTTGGTGCACAAGGGGACGCCGcacgtgctggtgttggtacCGTTGGAGGTGGTAGTGCGACGACCGGCAACAGTAGCACCTCTGACGATTTCGAACTGCTACGAAACTACGGTCTAGATAAGTTTGCACTGCTGGATCTCGGGAACGGTGGTAAGCCGATGGCACCTCTGCACATGAACGGCACTGGTACGGATGCACGGACAACGATGACGTTCGATCAGGACATGCTACGCAAAAGCATACCCAACAGCAGTACCAATGGCAGGAGTAGCTtcgacagtagcagcaatggtAGCAGACACAGTGGCAACAAACTATCGACCGGTGTCGAGGGAATCGTGCCGAGTAGTggaccaccagcgccaccaccgacaggaTATAATGGGCACTCGAAACCAGCATTCAGCAACTGGACAACGTTCGATTGA